The sequence tCGGATAAAATGTTTCCGGGATAATTATATCCGTTACCGTTGTATCGCTCGTAAACTGTTACTACACAACTTATTTCACAGTGATAGCAGAGCAATTAAACGTACGTATTTCTTACttacttttaatatatattggaCAAGCgatgaataataaaagaagaaaagctaCTCTTGTGATGAATTGTGTTTCCATAACAACACATAGCATGCACTTTGCACCATGTCAATGTCCTCGTCGTGTTACGTGCTCTCAAGCTCGTTCGAACGAATATAATTGGACACTACATATTTTGAAAGTGGTGAAAGtcgattttttgaaaaaaatgagaaaacggAAATGCTATATGGCTATGCCTTTATGcgaactttttatttataaacgatatataacTTAAATGTCTAAAACGTtcgtttgtttattaattaatcgatatttcCTTACTATTACTGTAGCCTTACTGTTACTGTGCAAACATTCGACGAACCAATAATCAAAAACAGATGATATTTTTAGAATGAACAACAGCATTTTGTTTTTAGCGTTCTtacaattaaacaattaaacgatgaaacgatgaaatttaaataatcgaaaCTAAATGAATCGTACGATTCAGTGATTTTGAAAACGATGCGATTCGCATCTAATCTAATATATCGGAATATATCAGTAATATATCAGAATAACTTGTTTTATCTTTGCGTTGATCCGAATTGGAAGTGAATTAGCCCGTCGGAAAGAGGGGTGGGGTGGGGTGGGGGCTACAGGTAATGATCGAAAGGAATAAGCGAATAAGGTCCAGCGAATAAGCTGGCTGCTGCAACATATCCCAAGCGAGACTCATTACGACGATAAAACAGCGTGTGGCCTGCCGTTGTCACGCGGTAATTTCACAGAACGTCCTCGTTTGTCGGTGCCCCAACCACCGCATCTCGTCCAAAGACACATCTTTCCTCGATGGAATTGGTCGCTCGCCCGATAGATAGCTCAAAGTTATACTTTGACTACAAAGTCGAATACTTTGAACTTtgcttaaaaatttgaattattcttTCGTATTTTGTACACCCGAATACATACCAggcgaaaatatttataaccttattagatatttatattttctacattttctatcgtacaatattattttatttccgtcaatatcgtgtgtgtgtgtgcgtgtgtgtgtgtataatCGTATAACACGTTAcatcatttttatatacagaaaagaatTACGTACATTTCAAGCAGTATGCTGGGTACATTTCTAACTAATTTTGCGAGAAAAGGCAGTTACAGCGCAAAAGCATACTAGCTGCGTTTGCTAAGAAAATTGGCTCCAACAGGCCTTGAACATCTGAGACCTCGGGTGCCCCTGGAACGTCTTCTACGCTATAACAATCAACAATCCGGTTTCTTCTTACGTTAATATCTTACGATCTATCCTCGTACCGACAACATTATAATTGtctttatataatttacaaacgtattacgttacgtTTCGAACGTGTCACGTGTCACGCGTAGTTGGTGCTTAAAACGTTACGAAAGGTTCCATTAGTTATTAGTAACCGCTACGATTTATACCGAAAAACAACTTTACACGACTCACTGTCACGCTTTTGTTCATCCTCTTTCTCAATCGCATCTCTTCTTCGTAAATATCGTAATTGCCACGAACCTAGGaatttttccttcctctcGTTCTACAATGTTGTCTAATTAGGAAATCCACGGACGACGTGAGACAAAAGTCAAGTTTAAAGAGGCAGAGGGTCAAGTTTATAGAGGGTGTGTTTCGTAATACGTGGGATCCACTCGAGTACAGTGGACAGTGGACAGTAGACAGTGGACAGTGGACAGTGGACAGTAGACAGTGGACAGTTGACAGTTGACAGTGGATAATGGGGACAGTGAATAGGGGAGgcgaaaagaaggaaagagttCGCGTAAACGCGTGTCCAATTTGACCTTATTTCAAAGTTATAATCGCTTCTATATCTCGATAACAATCCGTATCTTACCTTCCGCTTACCTTCGCAGAAGGCCTTCGCAGAAGGTGCTCGAATGACTCGGTCTCTCGAGAGGAGACGTCCGTGGGCAAACGTAGGAAGAACGTGCTTTTTACCCCGTTTGGCAAGCAACGATCTCGCCGTGCGATGACGAGATTTACGACACGGTCTTTGCTATCGAGGCAAGTAAAGGCGAAGGTGAAAATGTAATTTGACAAATCTCAAAATGCAAGATTTCCACAAAGTCACACGATTTTTCGACAAATCAATTGAAAATTAACGACACgctgttcttttttatttctgtatcgGCGTAGTTGCCATTTGTTGGAACGATGTTCCAAGAGTGAAAAGCGAGTACGAATATTTTGTTCTCGACAAAAGCGGAAAGCAAGAAAAACACGCTTTAAGCGGTAATAAGTATTTGGAACGTTATATGCTCGACTGGTCGTATTAATGGCTATTTGTTCGGCATTTAATCTGTTTAATTTTAGCGGTTCAACGAGTTTGACAACTTTCGACGATGACGCAATAACGTGcctgcaaatgtatatcgtaTCCTCGTTGCATAATGCACGCACGTATGCAAGCCTAGAACGCGCTTATACGAGAAATCTAACGTAGTAACGGTCGCAACGATTCTGTTTACAGCTTTTACGCATAGTACAAAGGGAATCTACGACACAACTAATACGCTTGCATCGTTTCTACCAAGCGAAAGAACGAATAATCTACATTTTTCAGCGCAACTCAAAACTCTTTTacttgaaaagaaaaacatacCGCACGCAAGCCGTTGGATCGAGGAACTCGTTCGTCGTTGCTCCCTGTAACTTTGAGCCACTTGTCGGGTAAGCGACGCAATCCCATTGCCGATAAAGTGTCGCGTCtcgtcgatcgtcgatcgtcTATCGTCGGGGCACCGACGAAGGAGCACGTTCCGTGAAATTACCGCGTGACGACGTCAAGCCACGTGGCTTCTACGGACAAAAGACGTCATAACGAGTCTTGGTTGGCACGTCTTACAGCAGCCAGCTTATTCGCTAGACGTTGCTCCTTACGATCGCTACCTATTCCGGTATTCGTTAGCGATTAGCGAATCGGATACAAAATTCATTTGCCTGTTGCATCTTCTTTATAAACACCGTACCTCAAAGTTATAGAAAGCAACGGCGAATTCTTCTATCGGACAATTTGCTGTACTTTTTGTAAATAAGCTTCGAGTTTGGCTGAAAAATTTGCACTACTCGTTCACCCGTTTAATATTCAAGACAAACCTACCACGCCCATTTCTACGCGTTATCGCATTTAAGCTTGTTAAATACAGAGTCGTGAAAATTTTTACTACCGCCACGAATCGATTTGACGATGATCAAACGATCAGGAAGAACCCACCaggttcgatcgatcgtagaCATTGGTGTAACGCATCGGTTCTCTAAAAGGTCGTTTCGATTTGATCTTTGATCGGAATTgggagggaaagagaaagaattacTTTACTTGTTCCACTTTTCCCCTCATTTTCCCTCGTTTTCCCTCGTTTTCCCTCGTTTTCCCTCATTTCTCGCACGTAGAACAACCATCCGTTAATCGTCCGTTTCTGTTCAACCGAGAATTGACCAAATTCGTATATACTTGACAAATCCTCGAACTTGATCGCCTGAAAAACGATGCCCTCGTCGCAAATTTCGTTATTCTtgatttttctcttattcCGAGCTGTAGAATCTTCGTGACCTCGTTTGTGCTATACTTTGAATTGCGTTCCACGCTCTACACCATAGGTATACTTATCTCATATAGAGGTGTACAGCGTAGGTATATACTTTTCCTGTTAATCGCTATACGCGGAagacgatttaaaaatttgttattaaaagaCAAGTCGTACAACTGTTGGACGATCTGTTACGTTAAACGATCGTACGATTACCTATACAAAGGTACATTGCACGACCGTAGGTAAagcgtatatcgttaggaaatatcaatatcgttgttaaaatacaaaatgcgGAGATTATAGGAGGTTGTAGGAGAGACACAGAGATAGATAGAATGCAGCGGGCGTAAGAAAGATGTGTAATCTTCTTGCGAGTAAGCAATTGGCGAGGTAAATTCTCGTTCGGAGTACGATGACACGTGGAAAATTAGGTCAACAGACTCGATTATACCCGACCAACGggtcgcttttctttttcttcgatacTTACTCTCGTTACTCGTTGGCTTTATCCTTGGCggatttacaattaaaaatgaccgtatttCGCTTACTTTGTTTGTCCGTACTAGGTAACCTACGCTATCCGAATTAATGAGAAGACGTAACTCTTCGGACGAGGGAATTTTCGGATAATGGAAGCCGCGTCTctctttataattatttttcttttttctttctttcttttttctttttttcagcaTAAGCAATCGAAACGTCGATgacgatatttatacaaatttcaaaactTTTTCGTACAATATATATCGAGATACTGTGTCGTACCTTCGTCGCTGATTTATTACCATTACTGTACAACAGATCgtacatatttctttctcaattacgttacaattcttcaaatttcttatctctcgagtaattttcaattacgtGTTTCTATGTTTGGCTTAGTTGATTACGAATCTTCTAACGTTGTAgagttttccaatttttccaattttactTTCACACCTTCCTCTAACTTTCGAAGCatcttttcttccctttcgaTACGACGCTCGATACGACACGTTTCCACTTTGATGCCATTATACGAAGTATACGTTAACGCGTAGAATATTAACTTGGtacgaaaataatagaaaagtaatagaaaattatagaaaggACGTGCGATAGCGGAGGACAGGAGCAAGAAATATTGCTCCGTTAATTAATAGAAGCTTGCAGCGTTGTGATCGTCTGCGTGTGAAGCTAGCCCCCGTTCTTTAAATCTCCTATTTGTTGTTTTCATTTCTCCAAGTTGTTCTACGTTTGCTCTAGATCGTTTCAACTAGATAACCGTTTATCTCGAAAGTGTACGATTTCGAAGCTATTACATATACTGATGTACAAGTAGTTGAAAGGGAACGCGGGAGTTTGAGTTTCCTCGTGatgatgtaattttttatgaatttactCGTATAACGGAGTATCCAAGTTGTAGTACTCGGATACGAATACCGACCAAGCGAACATAGACCATCGTTAACAcgattaattatgcaaaattCTCTTCTTTGTACGAGCTTCGTGAGAAGTAGATAACGCACGAGAATACGTTTACGAACGTGTGTAATTACCGCGAACAAGCGTAATTTAGAATAACGTCTACTTAGCTTTTCTGAATTTCACAGATTCCTCGGTTTGTTcaaaagaatataattctcatatacgaacgatcgaacgatcaaGTCGTTGCGTTTCTTCTTATGCGATATACGTACTCGTATATTGCGTAACGTTGTTGGTAAActaatttgataataataataatgattcaGTAGCACGATATTATTAACCATGCAAACGCCTTATAACCTGTACACAGAATGCACAGAATGCACAGAATGCATGTAGATATCTACATAATAGGAAGCACGAgccaaaatattataaaaacaatCTTTCTTTCGTAAGATACAAGTACGAACATATCTGATAAttaatatgacgatatataggGTAATAATAGGCGTTTAATATGGAACACTCTTAAGTTTAAAAGCTTCCTGAAAAGAGAAAcgcccttctttctttcaacaTCTATCCGGCCAAAATCCTTTTAACCGTTAAATCGCCGCACAACTTTTCTAGCAGATTTAATTCGGCGGCAAAGTTGCATTCTTTTTCTGCCTGTTAACGTCCTTAATCCTACTTGCAACGCTCGAACATGCTCGAACGTGTACTCGAAACGTCGAGGAATatcatcgttatatattcgtCGTCGCTATATTCGTGTTTCGATTTCGTTATCCATTATATTTACACGCAACACTAGTCGTGTCGATCGTGGTCGGCCGAAGAAGATTCGCCGCGTTGAAGCGATTTTATCGGATCGGCGTTGTCACGACCACCGAATCCTACGGTACACCGTATTCGATGCAGAAAAAGTTTCTTCTTGAAACTGGTGAAAACAGCGTCGTTGGGACGATGCGGTTCCTAATTTTCCGAAGCACATTCTTCGTGATCTCGATGAAAACGACGAATACGTTGGACCCACTTTTCGTTATTATCGCTTCTTCCGTAATTACCGTCAcgaaataaacaacaattccgTATCGTCGTCGTTAGCAGCGTCATTGACGCGTTCCATATTACGTACGATCGACAACGcgataaattttagaaatgtaTCTCGGATAAACGATCGATCCTGCCTCACGGTTGGATTTTTAGTTAGCAAGAAACTATcggaaaatatcttttacttttgtttgagaaaatatcgaaagatatttttgaatCGAACGATCATCGGCGTCACGCATCGTCGGTAATAGAAGATGCTTTTACGTTACAAGCTGGAGCGCAAAGATAGGAGAGCTAAAGCGGACATTCGCAGCGGGACCGCGATGTAACTCGGCCTAATAGCTTCCTGATTATTTCGTGAGCCGCTCAGCTGATTTCCTCTGCCTTCTGCTGCGATAGTTTCATTCCTCGTTGCCATCGGGCCGATCAGTTATTTCTTCGCGTTTGCGTTTGCGTTTGTGTTTGCATTCGCGTTTACGTCTGCTTTGCATTATTCCCTGTATCTCTAcgctttttttctattatggATCTTAAGCGATTTACCACTGCCTCGTTTCTCCTGCCTTTCACTGTTTCCTTCTCGTTCGATACGCTAAGCTATATCCCATAGTAATTCTCTGGCAAacgtttttaacgttttaacgtacctatttctattttacgagCAAcgcattttctcttttctcttttctcttttctcttttctcttttctcttttcttcttcttccaacGAGCGTCGGTTTCTACCTATTCGCCTATTTACCTTAGCCATTGATATTTGGCTGTCTCCGCTTCCTTTCCTCTCCAGATGCTCTAGATGTTCTAGATGCTGTAAATCCTCTGCCCTTCCCACCGTTCGTACATATTTATGTCTCTCTCCTCCTATCGTATCTGATGTTTGTGATTTTATCGCGCCTAGTATTACCATTCTTTGAGTTCGAGTTCCAGTTTGAGTTTCAACTATATTCCATTGTTCCAAACGTTTCGCTTCTTCTCCTTTCAGACACCCGTTCGCCAATACCTTCGATAAAACTCTCAACCGTCTCGCGTATTCGGATCGGTCTCGTGAGATACCTAAGTAACCGGGTAATTTTTGTATACCCGGGTTTCTTACAGGTACCGTTCGTGCACGTCAATGTACGTACGCCATTATCGAACCTGGTTTACAATAGTTACAGACGTTTTGGAATCGTGTGCCAATACTTTTGTCCACTGTACGTAACTATCACGGgtatccaatagtatatactTTTTACGTTACATTACAGTCACGTAACGATACGTTGTagtcgatacttaaacgctgTAACATCGTGATTACTTTTGTCGAAATACGAGGCCGTCTTAATAAAATCGGATGCATTAACGCGTCATTCGTTAGATGCTGTATTCGACTATGAATGCAAAGGACGTATTCTTAATTAACAGAAATTCGTCCTAATTCGGCCAATTTTCGCAGCTCTTTGTTTCCCGCCTACGATGATTTCAACGACGAATACATCGTCTTAATCGAGCAACTAGAACGTCTCGTACACgttctgtatgacgtttaaTTTCTTCTGTCGTAAATGTGCTtcgtaaaattagaaaaaatattttacgatacgCGCACAGCATAAAAATCAGTTTACCGATAGCGCGGCTAACGTTCGTTTACTTACTTACTGTGTTAATTACTGTTCACGTAGAACGCGTTATGATATTCTTAATTCAGTACGCAAGAGTACCGAAcgatatttactttttttcaGTTTTCAGATTTACGTCTCAGTGAATGAACGAGGCTAAAATGGGCTGTGCTTCGCAGTGTGCCAAGtattttctatgtttcttcaatttcgttttcttcgtaAGTATTGTATTCCTGTATATCCTGACATTATCTGCGCATTCCTTATTGCCACATtagcatacatatatttattaattcggTTAATTCGATTCctaatcaaaatataatttctccCTTATTTATATCCGCCAGCTGGCAGCAACCACTCGATTTAAGCGAAAGTCGTAGATGCGACCTGTTGATTTAACACGGCGGACAGTAGATATCCTGCTATCAACCTAGCTGTTATTCGTCCGTCCAACTATACTTAATTCTTATCTAACTATTTAACCCCTAATATCTTCTATCCTTCTTCCCTttcccttccttttccttttcactTCTCTTAGCCAGTTCGCAGCTTTTTCCTTCACTTTCTCGTTAACTATTTCCTCTATACCAACCGACCGTCATCGTCCTCTCTAGTTCCCTGCACTCTCTCAACGTGTACTTGGAATTTGCAAATTCGCGTCACCGCAACTTCTCTTAACGACTAATTTAACCACCAGGGCTAGCGATTTCAGCCGAATATCCGAGATACCTGCGAGACGTGTGTTTCTCTCGAAGGGATTCGATAGGGATTCGATAGGGATTCGATAGGGATTCGATAGGGATTCGACCGTTTCGCAACCGTAGCGACGTGTTAATTCGCTTCTCACACCCAATTTTTTTACGACACCCTGTACTTCTACATTAATTCTTCTTTCCGATCTCGCTATACATCCTGGCGTGgtaggaaattaattaaattttcatcggCTTTGTCTACAGGTAGCCGGAGGGGCTGCGTTGGCCGTTGGAGTTTGGCTCTTCGTCGATAGCAATTCTTTCACCGATCTCGTCGGCAAACTCGATCGGTCGGACATTTTGGTAAAGTTTTAGAGCAATTCTCTCGAAACAGaaattttccttttaaaagaaacaacgaaacgaaacaaaacaAGAAGAAACTGGTGGTGGTGTTGCCAGtaaaatataggaaaattatttaatcgaaCGATCAAAAGAGAAGACAATCTCGGTAGTAAGATTATTTGTAGTAAAAggatattttttatcgattcACGCTCCGTTGATTGCGACACGAAAGCGTTGCCAATTAGTTAACTACCGAGAAGAATATATCCGGCACTTTCTACTCGTAAGCTCTTATCGTATACAGgttttcattttcgtttccTCGCACTCGTACTTACCGTAGATCGTTCGCTCCTAATATAGACAGCTATTCGAAAtgaatgataataaatatataatattgttaataaaacgaaagcaacagtttttcgaaattacattaatattttatacataataattcatatttatttatagcagTGTTATCGAATTAATTGTCGTTCGAAGGAAGCACGctatatttacgtatatatctatatattatttatcgttgGCTTAAATGTAGGCCTAAAACCTAGTACAATCTTTCTTTACataaatgcaattttcttccctttgttttctctttgtttctttctttctttcacagTGTTTTCAAcgtaatttttctaacttttatACTAAAAGCAACGCTTCCATTACTATATCATAATATACTTTTACTTTGAATCACCATaacattattgtatattatatattatttattatacattatatacaaacaTATTATCGGaactaaattataataatatgtttcaATACTTGGATAGGTCGTATAATTTGCTCTCCATCTTTTCTTTCGCTAAAACCAACTATCTCTAACGTTTGATTTTTCAGAAAATCTAACATTGTCAAATAAactcaaaaatatttcaaatcttaCTAAAAGTTTTTCTATAGCTTTAGTATATATTGGTttactgaaatttttatttaaaattttaacagaTAATTCGATAGTACGTTAATCATAGagttaaattcaattattttgttCGTAGAACAAAACGGACACCGACGTCATCAGGATAATATCGTACATCTTGATTTTGGCAGGAGCGTTGACATTTTTGATCAGCTTTTTGGGCTACTGTGGAGCGATGTTTGAATCTCGGTGTCTTCTTTGTGTCGTAAGTACTTTTCTAGCCGAAAGAAACAGACTTTAGTGTAACAGACACGATACAATtaagtttttaattatagtACGGTGTTCTTATTCTCCTCGTTTTGATCCTGGAATCTGTTGTAGTAGGTTTGGCTTTTGGACTTAGAGGCGATGTaagtttatttctttcgtcgtTTTTACGTTACTAACGTAAATTCTAATCTTAgatagaaatttcatattagTCCGTTCGTCGCAATTCTTTCAGGCAGAGCAAAGTACACGAGATTTTCTCAAGTCTACGATCAAATACTATGCCAGTAACATCGATAAAACAGAGACAATTACAGTGACGTGGGATGGCATAATGACACAGGTTGTTAAAATTTTGCttgtttgatttttaattagGAAAATTTTCAAGACGAACAAATGCTTAACCGCAAATAAGTATTAACAAGCGGATTTACATACGTTTATCTGTTATATATGTTTAGCTTCATTGCTGTGGGGTAGACAATTATTTGGACTTCCGAGAGAGCACAAATTGGACATCTACAGATAAAATTCTACCTGAAGCATGTTGCATAAAGGAAAACAATATTTTGAAGGATCCATCTTGCCCTATCACTCCTACTTCCAATAATTCTTATTATAAACAGGTTGGAAAATACTTCGATTAGATTAAtaactttataattaatttattataatgactatatatatatatatatatatatatatatatatatcaagaTATAGGTATAAAAAGCTGTATAAATATCGTATCGTAGGGTTGTTACGGAGCAATAATGAGGACGATCGAAGAAAATGCGGCTATAGTAATCGGCGTTGCGGCTGGATTGGCATTCGTCGAAATCCTGGTTATTATTTTAGCTCTGCACTTGGCATGCTGTTACTGGCGTCCACAACACGGTAGGCTTGCACTTCTCACTGATTGATAACATGAACATTTCatgaatatttcgttttacgaaTATTACATCCGATCAAAACAACTGATACATGATAAtcatttaagaaaaataattgttctcCTCTAGTACTAGAAACCATTTGAAGAAGTTAGAAAGATTCtttttaaaacattcaaataaatacattCTTTTAGCTTGCATCGACGTATCGTCGAAAAATGCTTGGCGAATTAACagcaatgaaaatattctatttatactTTCAACGCTTCGAAAGTTAAGTGTTTCACCTCAAATTagttttcaaattaatataaGCTTAGtgtaattcttttcttttatccgTATATCTATGGCaacgaattttattcaaattgaaaagaatagaggataatttcttatatcgataaaattatcaGTATTACTACTACACGTTGAATAAATTGGGAACATTTAATATTCCAATATGTCTATTAtaaaaaactttttaattacgtatacatacatataatcatatttttaataactataattaatattatatcattacatatgatatatttgtattatttataagctcgtatataagtaaaattacaaattaactAAAAGTTATCGTATTCCTAAACTAAACTTCTCTATACTTATTATATCATAGCACGATAGTTTATTGAAacctatataatatatcattttgtATCGTTACGATTTTTGCGGATGATCTAATGATAACGAACTGGAGCAGTTCACGCAATCATTTGTCAGTTCATATCGCGCACAAAACA comes from Bombus fervidus isolate BK054 chromosome 18, iyBomFerv1, whole genome shotgun sequence and encodes:
- the Tsp66e gene encoding tetraspanin 66E: MNEAKMGCASQCAKYFLCFFNFVFFVAGGAALAVGVWLFVDSNSFTDLVGKLDRSDILNKTDTDVIRIISYILILAGALTFLISFLGYCGAMFESRCLLCVYGVLILLVLILESVVVGLAFGLRGDAEQSTRDFLKSTIKYYASNIDKTETITVTWDGIMTQLHCCGVDNYLDFRESTNWTSTDKILPEACCIKENNILKDPSCPITPTSNNSYYKQGCYGAIMRTIEENAAIVIGVAAGLAFVEILVIILALHLACCYWRPQHVLTCWCCC